A portion of the Algisphaera agarilytica genome contains these proteins:
- a CDS encoding cryptochrome/photolyase family protein: MASYGSETLVVVLGNQLFPWSAYKPMRGARFFMAEDLGLCTYVKHHKQKIVLFLAAMRSYADELRGNGCEVHYDKFEAQNDKAQQASYEEKLERFAKGKGIERLVMFEIEDRFFEKRIQAFAKQQGWELEFLESPMFVTPREEFADYLGGSGKRPFMAKFYERQRRRLGILVDEHNQPLGGQWNFDADNRKKLPKKVEFPETSWAKPTEHVEAVKRLVAERFSDHPGELSGDGEFWLPTTRRQALAWLREFLDERFVEFGPYEDALSRRDDVLFHSVLSPMLNLGLLTPGEVVERALAYAEDADGEVPLNSLEGFVRQVIGWREFVRGVYQHYDDKQSTTNFWNHARKLKPCWYDATTGLPPLDDAIDKAHRLGWTHHIERLMVLANLMNLCEVEPGEAYRWFMEMYVDSSDWVMGPNVYGMGLMSDGGVFATKPYICGSNYLVKMSDCYKKSDEWCETVDGLYWRFVDKHRAFFSRNPRLSMMLGTLDKMDSERRERIFGKAQTFIDEVTEG; encoded by the coding sequence ATGGCTTCGTACGGATCGGAAACCCTCGTCGTGGTATTGGGCAATCAGCTGTTCCCGTGGTCGGCCTACAAGCCGATGCGCGGGGCACGTTTTTTCATGGCCGAGGACCTCGGGCTCTGCACGTATGTGAAGCACCACAAGCAAAAAATCGTGCTGTTTCTCGCGGCGATGCGTTCCTATGCCGACGAACTGCGTGGCAACGGCTGCGAGGTGCATTACGACAAGTTCGAAGCTCAGAACGATAAAGCTCAGCAAGCCAGCTACGAAGAAAAGCTCGAGCGGTTTGCTAAGGGTAAGGGCATCGAGCGGCTGGTGATGTTCGAGATCGAAGACCGTTTTTTCGAAAAGCGGATCCAAGCGTTCGCGAAGCAGCAGGGCTGGGAACTGGAGTTTCTTGAGAGCCCGATGTTTGTCACGCCGCGCGAAGAGTTTGCGGATTATCTGGGCGGCTCGGGCAAGCGGCCGTTCATGGCCAAGTTCTACGAACGTCAACGCCGACGCCTGGGCATCCTGGTGGATGAACACAATCAGCCTCTGGGTGGGCAGTGGAACTTCGATGCGGACAATCGAAAGAAGTTGCCCAAGAAGGTCGAGTTCCCCGAGACGAGTTGGGCCAAGCCGACCGAGCACGTCGAGGCGGTGAAGCGGTTGGTGGCCGAGCGTTTTTCTGACCACCCGGGAGAGCTGTCCGGCGACGGCGAGTTCTGGTTGCCCACGACGCGGCGGCAGGCTTTGGCGTGGCTGCGTGAGTTTTTGGACGAGCGGTTCGTTGAGTTTGGGCCGTACGAAGATGCGCTGTCGCGGCGTGATGATGTGCTGTTTCACAGCGTGTTGTCGCCGATGTTGAACCTCGGGCTGCTCACGCCGGGCGAGGTGGTGGAGCGGGCGTTGGCCTATGCCGAAGATGCCGACGGCGAGGTGCCGCTGAACTCACTCGAAGGCTTCGTCCGCCAGGTGATCGGCTGGCGGGAGTTCGTCCGCGGGGTGTATCAGCACTACGACGACAAGCAGTCGACCACGAATTTCTGGAACCATGCCCGCAAGCTCAAGCCGTGCTGGTACGACGCGACGACGGGCCTGCCGCCGCTCGACGACGCGATCGACAAGGCACATCGCCTCGGCTGGACGCACCACATCGAGCGGCTGATGGTGTTGGCGAACCTGATGAATCTCTGCGAGGTCGAGCCGGGCGAGGCCTACCGCTGGTTCATGGAGATGTACGTCGACTCCAGCGACTGGGTCATGGGGCCGAACGTCTACGGCATGGGGCTGATGTCCGACGGCGGCGTCTTCGCTACAAAGCCCTACATCTGTGGGAGCAACTACCTCGTCAAGATGTCGGACTGCTACAAGAAATCCGATGAATGGTGCGAGACGGTGGATGGCCTGTACTGGCGATTCGTTGACAAGCACCGCGCGTTCTTCTCCCGCAACCCGCGCCTGTCCATGATGCTCGGCACCCTCGACAAGATGGACTCCGAGCGGCGTGAACGCATCTTCGGCAAAGCCCAAACGTTCATCGATGAGGTCACCGAGGGATAA
- the hydA gene encoding dihydropyrimidinase, with the protein MPLLIQNARLVTATSDQPGDLYAEGDKITTLAAPGKLDPADLPKSTTVIDAAGKLLMPGFIDPHVHIHLPFMGTFAKDDHPTASRAALVGGTTTYLEMVCPSRDEQPLEAYELWRDKAATGVCDYGFHIGVTRFDDDVEQQLRTLVADHGQRSFKVFLAYKGAFGVTDDELYNVCKLAAELGVIVTAHCENAELVAANQAALLAAGKVGPEWHEPSRPVSVETEGVHHFCTFLEMTGATGYIVHTSCRDAVEIAMDFRARGVNVAVETVIPYLTLDDTYAQRNASTGHDAFEGAKYVMSPPIRGVEHQHYLWHALAAGHVHTLGTDHAPFDFATQKHIGCPDASKAVDAQFNPLGEPSDFTRIPNGIPSIEHRADLLYQGVADGRITLQQFVAQVSTNAADLFGLHTKGHLAPGYDADLVLYDPDAPKTISAQTHHMATDYSGFEGVTHPGHATHVFLRGRAVVEDGKLVDELSPGQAAPRG; encoded by the coding sequence ATGCCACTACTCATCCAAAACGCGCGCCTCGTCACCGCAACCTCGGACCAGCCCGGCGACCTCTACGCCGAGGGCGACAAGATCACCACCCTCGCCGCGCCGGGCAAGCTCGACCCCGCCGACCTGCCCAAGAGCACCACGGTCATCGACGCGGCGGGCAAGCTGCTCATGCCCGGGTTTATTGATCCCCACGTGCACATCCACCTGCCGTTCATGGGCACCTTCGCCAAGGACGACCACCCCACCGCGAGCCGCGCCGCCCTCGTCGGCGGCACCACGACCTACCTCGAGATGGTCTGTCCAAGCCGCGACGAACAACCGCTCGAAGCCTACGAGCTCTGGCGGGACAAGGCCGCCACCGGCGTGTGCGACTACGGCTTCCACATCGGCGTCACCCGCTTCGACGACGACGTCGAGCAACAACTCCGCACCCTGGTCGCCGACCACGGGCAGCGCTCGTTCAAAGTCTTCCTCGCTTACAAGGGCGCGTTTGGCGTCACCGATGACGAGCTCTACAACGTCTGCAAGCTCGCCGCCGAGCTGGGCGTGATCGTCACCGCCCACTGCGAAAACGCCGAGCTGGTTGCCGCGAACCAGGCCGCCCTGCTCGCCGCCGGCAAGGTGGGCCCCGAGTGGCACGAGCCGTCCCGGCCGGTGTCCGTCGAGACCGAAGGCGTCCACCACTTCTGCACCTTCCTCGAAATGACGGGCGCCACCGGCTACATCGTCCACACCTCCTGCCGCGACGCCGTCGAGATCGCGATGGATTTCCGGGCCCGCGGCGTCAACGTCGCCGTCGAAACCGTCATCCCGTACCTGACCCTCGACGACACCTACGCCCAGCGCAACGCTTCCACCGGCCACGACGCGTTCGAAGGCGCGAAGTACGTCATGTCCCCGCCCATCCGCGGCGTCGAACACCAGCACTACCTCTGGCACGCTCTCGCCGCCGGCCACGTCCACACCCTCGGCACCGACCACGCGCCCTTCGACTTCGCCACCCAGAAACACATAGGCTGCCCCGACGCATCCAAAGCCGTCGATGCCCAGTTCAACCCGCTCGGTGAACCCAGCGACTTCACCCGTATCCCCAACGGCATCCCGTCCATCGAACACCGCGCCGACCTGCTGTACCAGGGTGTCGCCGACGGACGGATCACGCTGCAGCAGTTTGTTGCCCAGGTCAGCACCAACGCCGCCGACCTCTTCGGCCTCCACACCAAGGGCCACCTCGCCCCCGGCTACGACGCCGACCTGGTGCTCTACGACCCCGACGCACCCAAAACAATCTCCGCCCAAACCCACCACATGGCCACCGACTACTCCGGCTTCGAGGGCGTGACCCACCCCGGCCACGCGACGCACGTGTTCTTGCGTGGTCGGGCCGTTGTAGAAGACGGAAAACTCGTCGACGAACTCTCGCCGGGCCAAGCCGCACCGCGCGGCTAA
- a CDS encoding DUF1254 domain-containing protein, translated as MNKLPLTLVCLALCAACFVTQADEPVIVTESNYPQVETNRQMIITQNNAGGVNKFLRKRSVPSVDNQPVIRMNRDTLYSMAIIDASEGATVTLPDTGDRYISLMYLDENHRVYDMVYEPGEHDIPAHTEHMYALVRIGLQSGDDADLAAIHELQDQIKLHANSATPLAPIAFDQASYEETHHGILTKFAESGLLDTERMFGTEDYVDPDRYLMGTAIGWGGATWKDNIYQFSQFFEGFDGRSTTFQDPQNTGGFWSITVYNKDGFMFNDIANINSETATPNDDGTYTVHFGCEGKVNNIPIQNDTGSWNAAMRHYTPSQDVIAGKIVPMETIELVD; from the coding sequence ATGAACAAGTTGCCACTTACCCTTGTTTGCCTCGCTCTGTGCGCCGCCTGCTTCGTGACTCAGGCCGACGAGCCGGTGATCGTCACCGAATCCAACTACCCGCAGGTCGAGACCAACCGGCAGATGATCATCACCCAAAACAACGCCGGGGGCGTGAACAAGTTCCTGCGCAAACGGTCCGTACCGAGCGTCGACAACCAACCCGTCATCCGCATGAACCGGGACACGCTCTACTCCATGGCGATCATCGACGCCTCCGAAGGCGCCACCGTCACCCTCCCCGACACCGGCGATCGATACATCTCCCTCATGTACCTCGACGAAAACCACCGCGTCTACGACATGGTGTATGAACCCGGCGAGCACGACATCCCCGCCCACACCGAACACATGTACGCCCTCGTCCGCATCGGCCTCCAGTCCGGCGATGACGCCGACCTCGCCGCCATCCACGAGCTACAAGACCAGATCAAGCTCCACGCCAACAGCGCCACCCCCTTGGCCCCCATCGCGTTCGACCAAGCCTCATACGAAGAAACCCACCACGGCATCCTCACGAAGTTTGCTGAGTCCGGCCTCCTCGACACCGAGCGCATGTTCGGCACCGAAGACTACGTCGACCCCGACCGCTACCTCATGGGTACCGCCATCGGCTGGGGCGGCGCGACCTGGAAAGACAACATCTACCAGTTCTCCCAATTCTTTGAAGGCTTCGACGGCCGATCCACCACCTTCCAAGACCCCCAAAACACCGGCGGATTCTGGTCCATCACCGTCTACAACAAAGACGGCTTCATGTTCAACGACATCGCCAACATCAACTCCGAAACCGCCACCCCCAACGACGACGGCACCTACACCGTCCACTTCGGCTGCGAAGGAAAAGTCAACAACATCCCCATCCAAAACGACACCGGCAGCTGGAACGCCGCCATGCGCCACTACACCCCGTCTCAGGATGTGATCGCCGGCAAGATCGTGCCGATGGAAACCATCGAATTGGTTGACTAG